One part of the Vicia villosa cultivar HV-30 ecotype Madison, WI linkage group LG6, Vvil1.0, whole genome shotgun sequence genome encodes these proteins:
- the LOC131611550 gene encoding uncharacterized protein LOC131611550 has translation MSHECALHNENFQISCQAPCFHQFCGTCRMYDWLWRGFHRCHCPICDEPINLLIPTLDINSRHNPEVLSKINAYNHMFGLTSNIPFCFLYLFLIRDVLTNKVSPTTFFNARFFISIIMLYAYYMYFPWREIFGTRILSPLVGLFWMPHTVSVYKSKLCNRYRSNFREKLMYLGSSLIGSWLVSLQFHTSLMSMGI, from the exons ATGTCACATGAATGCGCATTACATAACGAAAATTTCCAGATTTCATGCCAAGCTCCATGCTTCCATCAATTTTGTGGGACGTGCCGAATGTACGACTGGCTTTGGCGAGGCTTTCACCGATGTCATTGTCCGATATGCGATGAACCGATAAATCTTTTGATTCCAACATTAGATATAAATTCTCGCCATAACCCGGAAGTTCTGTCGAAAATAAATGCGTATAACCATATGTTTGGTCTTACATCTAATATTCCCTTTTGTTTTCTTTATCTTTTCCTTATTAGGGATGTTCTTACCAATAAAGTATCTCCTACGACTTTTTTCAATGCTCGTTTCTTCATTAGT atAATAATGTTATATGCATACTACATGTACTTCCCTTGGAGAG AGATATTTGGAACAAGAATACTTTCTCCTCTAGTCGGGCTATTCTGGATGCCACATACAGTTTCCGTCTATAAATCGAAACTTTGCAACCGTTATAGGAGTAATTTTAGAGA GAAATTGATGTACCTAGGAAGTTCATTGATTGGGTCATGGCTAGTGTCACTACAGTTTCATACAAGTTTAATGTCAATGGGAATTTGA
- the LOC131611549 gene encoding uncharacterized protein LOC131611549, whose product MSHECLTCDKKFQISCQATCYHWICGTCMMYIWMWRDFERCKCPICDKPVDFLIPTLKNKSRQNPQVLAKIHAYNHMFGPISNFPFFFLYHVLFRDLLTNNVSSTILLNAGFFISFTMNLAYMLSPLREKFGIIIVYLLWLIWLSRTASVYKSELCIRHGGNFRGWKIIT is encoded by the exons ATGTCACATGAATGTTTAACATGCGACAAAAAATTCCAGATTTCATGTCAAGCGACATGTTATCACTGGATCTGTGGAACATGTATGATGTATATTTGGATGTGGCGAGATTTTGAGCGCTGCAAATGTCCAATTTGTGATAAACCCGTCGATTTTTTGATTCCAACGTTAAAGAACAAATCTCGTCAAAACCCTCAAGTTTTGGCTAAAATACATGCTTACAACCATATGTTTGGTCCTATATCTAACTTtccatttttctttctttatcaTGTGCTTTTTAGGGATCTTCTTACCAATAATGTATCCTCTACTATTCTTTTGAATGCTGGATTCTTCATTAGT TTTACAATGAATCTTGCGTACATGTTAAGCCCTTTAAGAG AGAAATTTGGAATAATAATAGTTTATCTATTATGGCTAATCTGGTTATCACGTACTGCTTCTGTCTATAAATCGGAACTTTGCATCCGTCACGGTGGTAATTTTAGAGGGTGGAAAATTATAACATGA